The sequence GTATTCACTCTGCGTACTCGCTGTGTATTTTCCTCAGCGTAAAATGCGGTGTATTCTCTCAGCATACACTGTTGTGTATTCATTCTGCATACTCACTGTGTATTTTCTCagagtagtgttgtgtgttctcTAAGCGTACTCACTGCATAATCTGCAAAATCAACAAAATCACTATAGAGGAGTTTTGACCCACTCTTCTGTGGAAAATTCCTTCAGTTCATTCACATCAGACGGCTGCCGTGCATGAGCTGCCAGAGTATCTTGATGGGGTTCACGACTTTGACTAGACCACTGCAAAACCATCATTTGGTGTATCTTGAGTCATTCAGAGCTGAACTTGCTCTATTGTTTTGGGTTGTTGCACTTGATTTGCACCTTTTTAGGATTTTCTGGTTCTGAATAGAAACTcatcctcacaccatcacactaccaccaccatgttttacaGCTGATATGATGTTCttattgtggtgtgttttaAGCCATGTGTAACGGGACCGATGTCTTCCAAAAAAGTTCCACATCCTGATCAACAGTCCACAGAACGTTATTCAAAAAGGCTTGTGGGTCATCAGGGTGTTTTTTGGCAATTGTGAGATGTTCTTCTTGCCCAAATTATTTGCTTTGACACTAATGGATACTATTTTTGCCCAGTCTCTTTCTAACGGTGAAATCATTATTGCTGAACTTATGTGAGGCCGACAGTTCATTAGATGTTCTTCATGGTTCTTGTGCGACTTCCTAGATGAGTCATCGATCCACTCTTGGAGGAATTTGCCATTTTACAGCGTGTCTACATTTAGAGATGATGCGAATGGAGGTTCATGTTGTGATTTGCTGGAGTTCCCGAGCCTTAGAAATGGCCTTGAAACCCTTTCCAGACCAGTGTATTTCAATAACTTTCTCATTTCTTCTAGAATTTATTTTGATTGTTCTATAGCATGTTACTTGAGGCCTTTTAGCTTACTTCACAATAGAAAGTTCAAAACACCTACACAAGCCTTTCCTGAGTAATTTGCCAATTGGCTTGCCTCCCATTTCATTGGGTGTATATTTGAGtgtactaacatacactgattAAATTGCAGAGTGTGTAAAGGTTGGCCAGTCTGGTAATCTAATCTGAGCAATTGTCAGTGTAATACTGTGTGGGGAcgataaaatataaataaaaagtttacgGTTTTACAGTTTGGAAGTAGTCTGTCTATGCTTTTCTTTCCTTACAATGTGTCGAAACGACTTTTACATAGTCAGGCAGCTTTCTGCTAGtgttaaaacaattaaaatagcCGCGTTGCTAGTAGGAGTATGCTTGTGAAGCTCAATTAAACATGATTTGCAATATGTTGTCTGGTTTTGCACCACAAAAATGACATTAATCCGCTTCTTTCCCACCAAtttgtcgttttttttttccgccCTGCCGTCCATCGTAATCTTAGTCTGCCAGTTTTGTGCTGCTCTTCTGAGGTTAGAGCGTTTGTGGAGCAGAGGTCGGCCCTGTGCTTGTAAGGTGGCTTCAGAGTGCATCGGCCCTTTTCCTGTTGTTGCCACAGACGTTACATAGAATCTTAACCACATGTGATGTCGACACATGATTTAGATGCTACCTGGACACTCTAATGGCTTGCCAATGCTATCCAGACATGTACATCCAGGTCAGTAGATATTAAGATGTTAACAAAGTTAGCCACCAGTGACAGTATACTGgagttaaaataaatgttttttagattttagcTTTATTTTGTTGGGGTACATCCAAGTTGAGGGAAAGGTGTTGGAACTACAGcactttttcacttttattttttaatttatttattccaatTTTAAGAGACCAGAAGTAATTCAATAAACGAACAGTCATAAATTGTCAAATCTGGATTCTATAAATATAACCATTGGGTTACACCTTGTGCTAAACCCACTGTATTTTCTCTGGTGAATTACTGACTTTGACACAGATGCTCCAACCTCATGGAGAGTCTAACATCTAACTGTTGAAATTGTCACCCATTTTTTTGTCAACCATCTCTCTAATTGGTATGTTTTGCTTCACTGGTAATTTGGACTTCATTTTGAGAGTTAACAGCGACAGATTCCTCATTCAGCATACACAATCAACTTGAGagggaataacacacacaccaggccaTGGAACACCTGAGCAGCCAACTGTCCAATTACATTTGGTCCCTTAAAAGGATGCACATATCAAAAGTGAAATATCGTCAAATTAAAGCTGCAAGTCTTCCCTTTGTGCTCATTTTTATTATCAACTCCAATATTCTCTTGCCAgctaaaatatgaataaactcCAATGTCCAAATATTTAAGGACCAGACTGGATGTATTACTATAATCAAAATCGATCTTAGCAAAAGGAAAAGCTACCCATGTGTCttttatatgtaaacatttcCAGTTCCAAAAGTAAATTACTTTTCCAAATTCAATTCCAGTCTTCGCCGTTGTATTAGGATCTGATATCCATGGTGTTTCTTTCCGATATCCAACCTTTATTAAAATATCCAGATGTGCTTTGCTGCAAAGCGAAATAGCTTTTACGCATTTGCTAGCAGTCAGCGTCTCTGCACAGATGCTTTTGATGCCCTAGTGCTGATTACTGTGTAGCGCCAAATCACATTGACGTCAGTTTTACGGTTGCAGAAAGCGCACAGTTTGTGATGGACCCCAATGTTTGACTTCTCTATGGAGGAAAACCCCTGCAAGGGCTACTGGGTTCAAGACCAATGTagggtttggtgtgtgtgtacatgcatgcatggtgtgtgagagagcatctGTGGTTTGTGTGCACTTACATATATGCAAGTTTTTGCTGTAGCCCCAAGAAAGTGATAGAGGTCTatggtatgagtgtgtgagagggactGAGGGTGTGTGCAGTTCCTTCTAACTAACTAGCTAGAAGTTATCATGAGAAGGAAGAGAACTAGATACATATCAGGAACTAGACATGTAAGCAAAAAGGAAATGCAGATTGAGACCCCAGCAAAGAGGACCAGAAAAATGGATAAAGATACACACAGGCAGATATGGATATAGAAAACACTTATACATTTTTACTAGATTAATGTAAAAAGGCTGACTCAAGCAGACACAGTTCGAGTGATGGATGAAGGGATAGAGAGCAGCATTATGGAAGAGATTGGAGGTGATGAGGTCAGCAGTATGCATTGATCGGTTTTGGAGGTGTTTGTTGACatttttctcctctctgtgaATTTTATAGAAAAAGTTTAAACACTTTAAAGGGTTTATTGATTTCCTTTCTGTGAATGTTAAAGGTATACAAGTGGAAACCTTAAGAACTGTAcccaacactgtgtgtgtgttgcaggatgAGGATGTGAACCGGACGCTGGAGGGCGGTAGAAAGCCCCTGCACTACGCTGCTGACTGCGGCCAGGCTGAGATGTTGGAGTTCCTGTTGTCTAAAGGAGCAGATGTGAATGTAAGctcacattaacacagtcaAGTTCTCATGGTGTTCTTATCACATTTCTTTCACATTAGACACAGGTTTGTTTAAGGTGAAGTGGTGTGGTTATATGGTTACACAGTTCTATCATGATACGTAAATCCTCTCATCGTTTGCCCCACTTCTCTGGAGGTGGTGCTGTGCTTATATTTatgctaaaaagaaaaaagtagttTGATGAATCCAGCAGTaacagcagtctctctctctctctctctcttttttttttatccctcaGGCTCCAGACAAACATGGCATCACTCCATTGCTTTCTGCCACTTATGAGGGTCACTACTCCTGTGTCCAAATCTTACTAGCGAAGGTACAGAGACatggatacacacacatcttttaTTTGGAGAAAGACAGgagttattaatattttttgatATTTTGCATAGGAACTTGTTTTGTCAATTATGATTTCACTCTGAAATACCTGAAAGGTTTTTCATTTCCCATGTAGGAAACGGTGCTTAGGGCTACGATTCTTCTTATTTACAAC comes from Hemibagrus wyckioides isolate EC202008001 linkage group LG14, SWU_Hwy_1.0, whole genome shotgun sequence and encodes:
- the mtpn gene encoding myotrophin, producing MGDKELMWALKNGDLDEVKTLLKKDEDVNRTLEGGRKPLHYAADCGQAEMLEFLLSKGADVNAPDKHGITPLLSATYEGHYSCVQILLAKGADKERKGPDGLSAFEAAESEAIKALLK